From Glycine soja cultivar W05 chromosome 4, ASM419377v2, whole genome shotgun sequence, the proteins below share one genomic window:
- the LOC114410319 gene encoding bidirectional sugar transporter SWEET3-like: protein MAETIRLGVAVLGNAASVALYAAPMVTFRRVIRKKSTEEFSCFPYIIGLLNCLLFTWYGLPIVSYKWENFPLVTVNGVGILLELSYVLIYFWYASAKGKVKVAMTAIPVLLVFSIIAAVSAFAFHDNHHRKLLVGSIGLGVSVAMYGSPLIVMKKVIQTKSVEFMPLPLSMCSFLATVLWLIYGLLIRDIFVAGPSAVGTPLGILQLVLYCKYRKGSVVEEPSKGDLEKGNLEKVDMEIGKVEMNVTNHMNGNS from the exons ATGGCAGAGACCATTCGCTTGGGTGTTGCTGTTCTTG gCAATGCAGCCTCAGTTGCCCTTTATGCTGCACCAAT GGTTAcctttagaagagttataaggAAGAAAAGCACAGAGGAGTTTTCATGCTTTCCTTACATCATTGGCCTCTTGAACTGTCTCCTTTTCACTTGGTACGGTTTGCCTATTGTTAGCTACAAGTGGGAAAATTTCCCTCTTGTCACAGTTAATGGAGTTGGTATTCTTCTCGAGTTATCCTATGTTCTCATTTACTTCTGGTATGCTTCAGCCAAAGGAAAg GTGAAGGTAGCCATGACTGCAATACCAGTTTTGCTTGTGTTCTCCATAATTGCTGCAGTATCAGCTTTTGCATTCCATGATAATCATCACCGAAAGCTTCTCGTAGGTAGCATCGGTTTAGGTGTTTCAGTAGCAATGTATGGATCCCCTTTGATTGTAATG aAGAAAGTTATACAAACCAAGAGTGTGGAATTCATGCCACTCCCGTTATCCATGTGCTCATTCTTAGCAACTGTTCTCTGGCTGATTTATGGACTTCTAATTCGTGATATATTCGTTGCG GGTCCTAGTGCGGTTGGAACTCCCTTGGGGATCTTGCAGCTTGTACTTTACTGTAAATACCGAAAAGGGAGTGTTGTGGAAGAACCAAGCAAGGGGGACCTTGAGAAGGGTAACTTGGAGAAGGTGGACATGGAAATTGGGAAAGTGGAAATGAATGTCACAAATCACATGAACGGAAACTCGTGA
- the LOC114410912 gene encoding polypyrimidine tract-binding protein homolog 2-like — MVKLASARVFRTYGPGLAKNRYEYINAALYLIASLVLLSGLAAQLSSEARSGLVLIIAALAIILLVNLHDLFAHLVGIDFRLPLIAFDLQLAFVEFAVPVIQMFGTLLAFLGVFFLFIQEEKGYGYFKLEKHALNMLVAGPVLWVIGSIHNSCQIYERADGHVQILQQCVYIPFLMGSLSFMLSAILNYHEKSRDIHHGLHLLGGTWIWLGIFGSLMFFIGGLTNLIKVFKMQQMNGIRLEKLRGEAHERLLSAREAQIPLIMEHQTNISHQPQETKVTLPLPTPYKDVLIGQTNVEISNIFFNKNEKSHLYKYVVTIQRVKALSLPAVLLLITEKLLLYRFPFLRTPIPLTRKKKKKPEPFSSSQFSQSKGLQIFWFFSTDFESLFEMASVSSQPQFRYTQPPSKVLHLRNLPWECTEEELIELGKPFGKVVNTKCNVGANRNQAFIEFADLNQAIAMISYYASSSEPAQVRGKTVYLQYSNRQEIVNNKTAADVPGNVLLVTIEGADARLVSIDVLHLVFSAFGFVHKITTFEKTAGFQALVQFSDAETATSAKDALDGRSIPRYLLPEHMGPCTLRITYSGHSDLSVKFQSHRSRDYTNPYLPVAPSAVEGSGQAMVGLDGKRLEAESNVLLASIENMQYAVTLDVLHMVFSAFGPVQKIAMFDKNGGLQALIQFPDTQTAVVAKEALEGHCIYDGGFCKLHISYSRHTDLSIKVNNDRSRDYTIPNTPAVNVQPSILGQQSVPMMGPPQQPYNGSQAGWGTAPPATTVQSMPMQMHNNVYMPSGTMPQQMAPGMQFPSYNTAQPTTTLPSYRSDRTQ, encoded by the exons ATGGTGAAGCTAGCTTCCGCAAGGGTCTTCCGCACCTACGGCCCGGGCCTGGCCAAGAACCGCTACGAGTACATCAACGCCGCCCTCTATCTCATTGCCTCCCTCGTCCTTCTGTCGGGCCTGGCGGCCCAGCTTTCTTCCGAAGCCCGATCCGGCCTGGTGCTTATCATCGCCGCCTTGGCCATCATCCTCCTCGTCAACCTCCATGACCTCTTCGCCCACCTCGTCGGCATCGATTTCCGGTTGCCCTTGATCGCCTTCGACCTTCAACTCGCCTTCGTCGAGTTCGCGGTCCCTGTCATTCAGATGTTCGGAACGCTTCTTGCCTTTCTAGGcgtcttcttcctttttattcAG GAAGAGAAAGGATATGGGTACTTCAAATTGGAAAAGCATGCTCTGAACATGCTGGTTGCTGGTCCTGTATTGTGGGTGATAGGATCGATTCATAATTCGTGCCAAATTTATGAGAGAGCGGATGGTCATGTGCAAATCTTGCAGCAGTGTGTGTATATTCCATTTTTGATGGGGAGTTTGTCATTcatgcttagtgcaattctcaattaTCACGAGAAATCTAGAGATATCCACCATGGCCTTCACTTACTT GGTGGTACTTGGATCTGGCTAGGCATCTTTGGAAGCCTAATGTTCTTTATTGGTGGATTGACAAACTTAATCAAAGTGTTCAAGATGCAACAAATGAATGGAATTAGGCTGGAGAAACTGCGAGGTGAAGCACATGAACGACTGCTGAGTGCGAGAGAAGCACAGATTCCCCTGATCATGGAacatcaaacaaatataagccaTCAACCTCAAGAGACCAAAGTTACTTTACCTCTTCCTACTCCTTACAAGGATGTCCTTATTGGTCAGACTAA cgTTGAAATTTCT aatattttttttaataaaaatgaaaaatctcacCTATATAAATATGTGGTTACGATCCAGCGTGTAAAGGCCTTGTCTTTGCCCGCGGTGCTCCTGTTGATAACGGAGAAGCTCCTTCTTTATCGTTTCCCTTTTTTGAGAACCCCAATCCCGTTAactcgtaaaaaaaaaaaaaaaccagagcCCTTCTCGTCCTCTCAATTCTCTCAG TCCAAGGGGCTGCAAATTTTCTGGTTCTTTTCGACAGATTTTGAGTCATTGTTTGAAATGGCATCGGTATCTAGTCAGCCACAGTTCCGTTACACTCAGCCGCCGTCAAAGGTGCTTCATTTGAGGAACTTGCCGTGGGAGTGCACAGAGGAGGAACTGATTGAGCTTGGGAAGCCGTTTGGCAAAGTTGTTAACACAAAATGCAATGTTGGGGCAAATAGAAATCAAGCTTTTATTGAATTT GCAGATTTGAATCAAGCCATTGCAATGATATCATACTATGCCTCATCATCAGAGCCTGCTCAAGTACGAGGGAAAACTGTATACCTACAATATTCAAATAGGCAAGAAATAGTGAATAACAAAACTGCTGCAGATGTTCCTGGGAATGTATTGTTGGTAACGATTGAGGGTGCAGATGCACGTCTTGTCAGCATTGATGTCTTGCACTTG GTTTTTTCAGCCTTTGGATTTGTGCATAAGATTACTACTTTCGAGAAGACAGCAGGATTTCAG GCACTGGTGCAATTCTCAGATGCAGAGACTGCCACCTCTGCGAAGGATGCTTTGGATGGAAGAAGCATACCTAG GTATCTGCTGCCTGAGCATATGGGACCATGTACCCTTAGGATCACTTATTCTGGACATTCAGATTTAAGTGTAAAGTTTCAAAGCCACAGGAGCAG AGACTATACTAATCCTTACCTTCCTGTTGCTCCATCAGCTGTGGAGGGAAGTGGACAG GCTATGGTTGGCTTGGATGGGAAAAGACTGGAGGCTGAGAGTAATGTTCTCCTTGCATCTATTGAAAACATGCAATATGCCGTAACACTGGATGTCTTACACATG GTTTTCTCTGCTTTTGGTCCTGTCCAAAAAATTGCAATGTTCGATAAGAATGGTGGTTTGCAGGCTCTGATTCAATTTCCAG ATACTCAGACAGCTGTTGTGGCCAAGGAGGCCTTGGAAGGACATTGCATATATGATGGAGGTTTTTGCAAGCTTCACATTTCATATTCACGACATACTGATCTAAGTATAAAG GTCAATAATGATAGGAGCAGAGACTATACCATTCCTAATACCCCTGCTGTGAACGTCCAACCCTCAATTTTAGGGCAACAATCTGTTCCCATGATGGGCCCT